The Cynocephalus volans isolate mCynVol1 chromosome 17, mCynVol1.pri, whole genome shotgun sequence genomic interval CAGGTCCCGGCCAATGGGCTGGACAATAAGCTCCATGAAGATCTGCAGTGACTGAAGAAGAttcaggcccagagagggctgCACCACTTCTGGGGCCTTCGTGTCCAAGGCCAGCACACCAAGACCACAGGGCGTCATGGCAGTACCCTGggtgtgtccaagaagaaataatctGTAGGCCTTGTCTGTTAATAAAGAGTTTCTATACGTGTCTCccccataaaaatatacattcccCTGGGTCAGAATGATCCAATAAATATCCGGCACAGGCCGTCCACGAACACGCGCGGGTCCAGGTGACAGGCGATGGTGGCGCTGGGCAGGTCCTGCAGGTCCACCTCCTCCGTCTCACAGTCGATGAAGCTCCAATCGCCGCTGCTCTCGTCCGCCTCGGCCCCCGGAGAGGGGCGCGAAGGGGCGCGAAGGGCCGCAGCGTCACCCCGGGCCGCGCTCGCGCCTCGGCCGCCTCCGCAGCTGCCCCGAGCCGGGCCCGGCCTCACGGTCCTCCATCCCCGCGCTCGTGCCCGCGCGCCCCTGTGCGCCTCCGCAGACTGCGCTGGGCTCGCGCGCCCAAGCCTGGCGCTCCCCGTCCGCGCCGCTGCCGCCGGCTCCGCGGTTAACCCGCTCCTGCTCGCACGGCTGCCGGCGGCGGACGGTCACCACGGCTCCCGGAGACGCTTTAACCTTCTCTTCTAAAAGTAAGATTTTTACCTTCTCTTTAATCTTAATCAGGGACTACTTATGGTTGTTACCTTACCCTTGGAGTGAAATAATCTAAACAGTTAaaccattttccttttattaacaCAGTATTAGGAATTAGGTTTCCCCCAGTAGCCATTAACATTCCCAGTATCCCACCTTCCAGAATAATGGAGTGGATGATATAATGCAATCAACTGTGTtaataaattgatatttttctCCAAGGAAATGGTTCTCATCGTTTGAAATGTAAAGCTTCTCAAGAAAGCCTTAGAGTCACAGCAAGAAGACTCCATGGGTTAGTGAAGTTCATGGTTTCCTTATTGAAACTCCCCAATTGCCCCAATGTTATTACCCTATAAAAATATCAGTGCAAACGTGGCATCCTTTTGCATTCATATGctcttttccttttgtattcAAGCGTTCAGCCGATAATTATTTACTAGGGATCCACTGCGTACCAAGCAAAGTAACTAGTAcccaaagataaaagaaataaggTACAGTGCCAAAGTAATACTAGTGAGTGTTATAACAGAAGAGTCCATACAGGAAAAGGAGAGGGCTGAGGTTTCACAGAGCAAGTGGCATTGGTCCTGAACAAGTAGGAGTTAGGGGAGAGGTTGAAAAAGGGAGCCTGGAGTGAGTGGGAGGACAAATAGTGAGCCCAACTTCACACTGAGGGAACAGGGAGACACAGAATTATGAAGAAAAGCATGACCTTTTAAAGAATGTGAGTAGTTTGTGGGAGGATTGAAAGGTGTACAGGGTATTTTGAAGAGTAAGTCAAGAAAGACAAAGGAAGGTTGGAACCAGGTTTGAGGTTACTTAGGGTGGATTGAGAACAGAGCCAAAGATGGGAACCCGGGGGGCCTATGACAGGGTAACTAACAGGTGGGTGGGGCAGGAGCCTCACTATTTCAAGGAGACCTGAGAAGCTGCACCCAGAAAGGAAGGAGGCTATGGAAAAACTTAGGAAAGCGACGGTTCAGAAGCTAATGgaggaaagaaatttaaaggaTTGTGAAGTGCCAGGGAGAGGTTAAATAAGGGGGACATTGAAAAGTGTCCTTGGGATCTGAATATTGCCCCCAAATGGCAGTGCTGGAGGTAACATCCAGATGCACGAGATTGAGCCAGATGCACCAGATGCTGTGAGGACTTCAAGCCAGAGAGTGTGGACTCATCTATCAAGGAAGAAAATTTATAAGTGGCCATCCAGGGTAAGGGCTAACACCTGTAACCAGGAAATAGCAAGGGTGCTCTTGGGGAGATTGAACACATGTTTGTGGCTGAGTGAGAAACACGCAAAGGTGATCAGACTGATAGAGAACTTAATCTGAAGACCCTGACTGTTGGCCTTGTACTGTATTCTTATGCTCATGAGCTTTGTGCACATTTCAGTTTAGAATTTATACCAACAGTGAGGTCTCTGATTCTTATCAAGTGCAGTCTCTGACCGCTGTTCCCATAGCTCACAGTTCTAGAAATGACATAATGAAACCCTTTATCATTATTGCTTAAGGGAAAATTGCATTTGatttatgggtttttaaaaagtcGGGTGAGGCAAGAGTACCTGTAGACATGAAGGCCAAAGCAGATACTATTTTAGATACATCCTGTAATGAGGGACCCTGTCATTTGAAGTAGGATTGAATTTTTTCTCTGCCTGTAAAGTCTTTGAACATATGTTTTCTGCTACTGTTTTTCAGAATCATTTGCTGTTTCAAATAGAGAACTGTGCGATGATGAGAAAGAGTTCATACATTTTCCAGTATGTGAGGGGACCTCTCAACCTGAACCCTCATGTTCAGCTGTCAGAATAACAGCCAGTGAAAACTACAGGAGCAAAACCTCTCAGGAAGGTGCTTTTAAAAAGATGCATGAGGAAGAACACCATCAACAATGTCCATCTTACAACTGCAACTGATACAAATGAATGAGGTGCATGTGGTGACTCgtaaaataagaatttataaCTATTTCCCTAATTagctatgtatttttttcacaaatctgCTCACGATAGTTTGCCAAACACTTCAGGGAGAGGAGTTATTTGCCTTTCAAAGCAGTTAGGTAATATGGCAATGACTAGAAAATGGATTACTGTAAATCAGCTTACTTTTTCAAGTAAAATTAACTTTATCTAGATTAAGAAGTCATTCAGTACTTGCCTCTTTACCTCACCTATCTCTCCAGTAGACAGTTAGTCGGCAGGGACTGTGTCACCAAGACCTAACACAAAAGCCTATTATTGAATTATTAAGTATTATGAAATATTGGGGGTTTAATCAATGTTCACTGAAGAAAAGAATAAGCAAGTTTATCTATCCAGGTAATTTGAAACTACTCAGAAAATCTCTGCATTTCTCCTCCTGTACTTGAGGTATTCAGGGGAAAGATTACAGAGGACTAACTAAGAAACATATCTAATCTCTAGAGGAAGACCTTGCTTAAGGCTCTAGATGAGGAGAGTTTGGGGTCAGTGCCGGTGGTTTGGGGAAGATTTGTCCTGTATCCTGAGGATGAAAAAGGCTCTCAGGCCTTGACTATGAAGACCCAGATGCACAGATGAGTATTTTCACTTGGCCATGGGCATGAttacttatattttccaaattccaAATTTAGGACTTATAACCTGAAAAGGAATTTTTCCCttgatatgtggatttatttatattaacatttgtAATAATATAAGACTTATGTGTATCTATTTGTAGGTTGTTTATTCATTACAAGACATAAAAAATATGGTTGGAAAATTTTCTTTACTCTATTGTGAGTctacttgcatttttaaaaaaggttatgTTATAGAAATTTTCTCATACAAAAACAGAGTGAATCCCTATATTCCTGTTCTCCAGTTTCAACAGTTATTAGCTCATGAacaatcttattttttctctaagcTACTGTTaaggactgaatatttgtgttttccctccccccaaattcatatgttgaagccctaatccccaatgtggtggtattaggaggtggggcctttgggaggtaattaggttcaGATGAGGTCTTGACGGTGGGACCTTCATGATGGGATCACAGTGTTCTTATAATGAGAGAAGAGActagaactctctctctctctctctctctctctctctctcaaccaggggaggatacagcaagaaggtggctgtctgtaaacagaaagtgggccctcaccagacactgaatatgCCAGTACTtggatcttgaacttcccagcctccagaattgtgagaaataaatgtttcttgtttaaggcacccagtctatggaattttgttatagcagcctgaactaagacaccCACCCATTCCAACTTCTCCTCAGGGATATTCGAAGCAAATCCCAAACCATCATTTCATATCATCATTTCATCCATAAGTATTTCAGCATGTatctctaaaagaaagaaaggaactcttttaaaaaaataattataatgcctTTATCATTATCCATGATTCCTTAATATTGTCAAATATCCAGTGTTCATACTTCCCTTACTgccacatatatacatacacataatcatatatatatgattatatgcAAGTATATGAATgtattcatatatacacatatatatgtactgacaaagactctctccaTTGACCAGAATGTTAGTCAGACTCCTGAGACTTCTCTGTCTAGGCCCAGGCTTCCATCTCTGTCCCAGTagaatccagttttagcaagaatcctgttaagtCAGTTTAGTGAAAATCCCCCACTCTTAGTATCTGTTCATCCTTGATATCTTATTACCCTGGCTTGCCTTCAGCAATGATTCTAGAAAGTCTGTTTAGTCCCAAATCCCTTATCCTTggtgtttcctcttagtaattttctatccGCTGACCCCCACGCTGCTCCTTGGTTATAAATCTGCACATGTCCTTGTTGGAATCAGGGTTGAGTCCAATCCCTCCCCCCTATGCAAGACCCTTTTGTAGTGGTCCTATTGCCACAGCCATCCCTTGAATCAAGTCTGCCTTACCACCTTTAACAAGTATCATGAGTAATGTTTtccttatatatatgtattatatgctTGTATATACATTCGTTCCTCAGCATCTGTgcgggattggttctaggacctctCTCAGATACCAAAACTTgctgatgctcaagtcccttatataaaatagcaTATTGTTTAAGATCATTCTTAATGTcattcctttgcttccttctcatTCCTGCTTAACCTTCTTAGAGCAAATGTAAAGGGAATATAGGTTTCAGGGAGTTAGTGACTTATTATGCACGTGGCATCAGTGGTCTGAGCACTAAAATCACAAGGCCCCTGACCTCATAAGACACAAGACACCTGGTGAATGATATTATTACCTTGTTTCTCTTAAGACACCTCCTTGTAAAAATGTTAGTAAAAGGGACTTTGCTATACAGACATTGTCTgactcagagagagagagctcacatCTGCTGACCTCCGATTCTTCACTGCATCCAGCATTCTTGTCTGTAAATCATGttgattaataaatatctttgcaTATCTCCAAATGGACCGGCCTGCCTCTTTTTTTACTCTCAGTGTACCTTTTCAATTTGGAGGGCATTATACTTTAATACCCTCATCAAGCAAATGTGTTTGTATTTCATGGTTTATATTAAGTGTTAATGGTAACAAGTGAATTAGGAATGTATCTACTATAAATACAGGAAGGAAATTCAAGGCtcgttattttattttatagaatacaTGAATGtaagaaaaagcaactgctcatatatgagaaaataaaaaattaatctgcACAATTTCAAAACCATGAAGAACTATTAAACTCCTTGGTAAGCGTCatgtttatcttttgttttgaGGAACTAATGGTAATCATAGAGAAAgtgtacgtgtgcatgtgtaATTTATGTTCTAAAACTTTTG includes:
- the LOC134366115 gene encoding uncharacterized protein LOC134366115 gives rise to the protein MAVPWVCPRRNNLSNRRCSRPPRPPERGAKGREGPQRHPGPRSRLGRLRSCPEPGPASRSSIPALVPARPCAPPQTALGSRAQAWRSPSAPLPPAPRLTRSCSHGCRRRTVTTAPGDALTFSSKRNGSHRLKCKASQESLRVTARRLHGAGGNIQMHEIEPDAPDAVRTSSQRVWTHLSRKKIYKWPSRNHLLFQIENCAMMRKSSYIFQYVRGPLNLNPHVQLSE